From a region of the Burkholderia lata genome:
- the pcaD gene encoding 3-oxoadipate enol-lactonase, whose protein sequence is MPFATVNGVKLHYRIDRAVRDDAPWLVFSNSLGADLQMWAPQIRPLTQHFNVLRYDTRGHGHSDAPAGSYTVEQLAGDVIGLLDHVGIARAHFCGISMGGLTGAALAARFPTRIVRAVLSNTAAKIGSPEVWAPRAQKARAEGMAALADAVLPRWFTDAFVEREPRLFDAIRDTFVHTDKDGYAANCDALNAADLREEVKGIALPVLVVTGAKDMSTPPDQGRALAAAIPGAQHVEFDAAHISNIECTDGFNRALLDFLTA, encoded by the coding sequence ATGCCTTTCGCCACTGTCAACGGCGTGAAACTGCATTACCGGATCGACCGTGCCGTGCGCGACGACGCGCCGTGGCTCGTCTTCTCGAACTCGCTCGGCGCCGACCTGCAGATGTGGGCACCGCAGATCCGTCCGCTCACGCAGCACTTCAACGTCCTGCGCTACGACACGCGCGGCCACGGCCATTCCGATGCGCCGGCCGGTTCGTACACGGTCGAGCAGCTCGCCGGCGACGTGATCGGCCTGCTCGACCACGTCGGCATCGCCCGCGCACACTTCTGCGGAATCTCGATGGGCGGGCTGACGGGTGCTGCGCTGGCCGCACGCTTCCCGACGCGCATCGTTCGCGCGGTGCTGTCGAATACCGCCGCGAAGATCGGTTCGCCGGAAGTGTGGGCGCCGCGTGCGCAGAAGGCGCGTGCAGAAGGGATGGCCGCGCTCGCCGACGCCGTGCTGCCGCGCTGGTTCACCGACGCGTTCGTCGAGCGCGAGCCGCGCCTGTTCGATGCGATCCGCGACACCTTCGTGCATACCGACAAGGATGGCTATGCGGCGAACTGCGACGCGCTGAACGCAGCCGACCTGCGCGAAGAAGTGAAGGGTATCGCGCTGCCGGTGCTCGTCGTGACCGGCGCGAAGGACATGTCGACGCCGCCCGACCAGGGCCGCGCGCTGGCCGCCGCGATTCCGGGTGCGCAGCACGTCGAATTCGACGCCGCGCATATTTCGAACATCGAGTGCACCGACGGCTTCAACCGCGCGCTGCTCGATTTCCTGACCGCGTGA
- a CDS encoding CoA transferase subunit B gives MKRLTRDEMAKRVAQDIPEGAYVNLGIGVPTLVANHLDPSKEIFLHSENGLLGMGPAPAPGEEDDELINAGKQHVTLLTGGAYFHHSDSFAMMRGGHLDYCVLGAFQVSANGDLANWHTGAPDAIPAVGGAMDLAIGAKQVFVMMEHLTKQGESKIVAQCSYPVTGVQCVSRIYTDLAVLDVTADGLAVSEIFTDLSFDELQKLTGVPLIDATQKAAA, from the coding sequence ATGAAACGACTGACCCGCGATGAAATGGCCAAGCGCGTCGCCCAGGACATCCCCGAAGGCGCGTACGTGAACCTCGGCATCGGCGTGCCGACGCTGGTGGCGAACCACCTCGACCCGAGCAAGGAAATCTTCCTGCACAGCGAGAACGGGCTGCTCGGCATGGGCCCCGCGCCCGCGCCCGGCGAGGAAGACGACGAGTTGATCAACGCCGGCAAGCAGCACGTGACGCTGCTCACCGGCGGCGCGTATTTCCACCATTCGGATTCGTTCGCGATGATGCGCGGCGGCCACCTCGACTACTGCGTGCTCGGCGCGTTCCAGGTGTCGGCGAACGGCGACCTCGCGAACTGGCACACGGGCGCACCCGATGCGATTCCTGCGGTCGGCGGCGCGATGGATCTCGCGATCGGTGCGAAGCAGGTGTTCGTGATGATGGAGCACCTGACGAAGCAGGGCGAAAGCAAGATCGTCGCGCAGTGCTCGTATCCGGTCACCGGCGTGCAGTGCGTGAGCCGCATCTATACGGATCTCGCCGTGCTCGACGTGACGGCCGACGGCCTCGCCGTGAGCGAGATCTTCACCGACCTGTCGTTCGACGAACTGCAGAAGCTGACCGGCGTGCCGCTGATCGACGCGACGCAAAAGGCCGCTGCCTGA
- a CDS encoding LysR family transcriptional regulator — METIDHFDLRSFDMNLLIAFDALMQERSVTRAAAKLRIQQPAMSHSLSTLRLLLRDELFIRVGRTLQPTPRALSLQHTVRSSLLQLQEALKTEESFDPSNARRDFRVAMTNGIESLLLPDMVARFRTDAQGMTLLARSVDPQDMPDMLDRGELNLAIGCYESTHPWIRRHELFNETLTCCFNPDLLPIKTPIDEQTYVETPHVVVSMRNTILGCLEDALRDARVELNIVSAGPNFLAVLMMAADTPVLTTLPSRIALRYADRFGLSTCPVPISFSANPIAMVWHAREDREPGSEWLRRLVRELCPFERAD, encoded by the coding sequence ATGGAAACTATCGATCATTTCGATCTGCGTTCGTTCGACATGAATCTGTTGATCGCATTCGATGCGCTGATGCAGGAACGCAGCGTGACGCGCGCAGCCGCAAAACTACGGATCCAGCAACCGGCAATGAGCCACTCGTTGTCGACGTTGCGTCTGCTGCTCAGAGACGAACTGTTCATCAGAGTCGGGCGGACATTACAGCCGACCCCGCGAGCATTATCGTTGCAGCATACGGTCCGGAGTTCATTGCTGCAGTTGCAGGAAGCATTGAAAACGGAAGAGTCATTCGATCCGTCGAACGCACGGCGAGACTTCCGCGTTGCAATGACAAACGGAATCGAATCGCTGCTCCTACCGGATATGGTTGCCCGCTTCCGGACCGACGCTCAAGGCATGACGTTGCTGGCGCGTTCGGTCGATCCGCAGGACATGCCCGACATGCTCGATCGTGGTGAACTGAATCTAGCTATCGGTTGCTACGAAAGCACCCATCCCTGGATACGACGACACGAGCTATTTAATGAAACACTGACCTGTTGTTTCAATCCTGATCTGCTTCCGATCAAAACACCGATTGACGAACAAACCTATGTTGAAACGCCACACGTAGTTGTATCAATGCGAAATACAATATTAGGTTGTCTCGAAGATGCATTGCGCGATGCACGCGTCGAACTCAATATCGTTTCTGCCGGCCCCAATTTTCTCGCAGTGCTAATGATGGCAGCGGACACCCCCGTTCTCACGACGTTGCCATCACGCATTGCACTTCGGTATGCGGATCGTTTTGGTCTTTCGACCTGCCCCGTTCCGATTTCATTCTCCGCAAATCCGATCGCGATGGTATGGCATGCCCGTGAAGATCGGGAGCCAGGGAGCGAATGGCTGAGACGGCTAGTTAGAGAGCTGTGCCCCTTCGAGCGAGCTGATTGA
- a CDS encoding RidA family protein encodes MTQPHLSPSVRSGEIIFTSGQLAFDAEGHIEGDVVHQTRVILQRIASLLAPSGLGLTDIGKTTVWLRRASDFEAFNAAYASVFGAHRPARSTVVCGLTVPEALVEIEAVAWSGGSA; translated from the coding sequence TTGACTCAACCACACCTTTCACCTTCCGTCCGATCGGGAGAAATAATTTTCACTTCCGGCCAACTCGCATTCGATGCTGAAGGGCATATTGAGGGAGACGTGGTGCATCAGACGCGCGTCATACTGCAACGCATTGCATCGCTGCTCGCACCTTCGGGTCTTGGCTTGACGGACATCGGTAAAACCACGGTCTGGCTTCGCCGTGCGTCAGATTTCGAAGCGTTCAACGCCGCATACGCGAGCGTGTTTGGGGCACATCGACCGGCGCGATCGACGGTGGTATGTGGATTGACCGTCCCCGAGGCACTTGTCGAGATCGAGGCGGTGGCATGGTCGGGAGGTAGCGCATGA
- a CDS encoding alpha/beta hydrolase, whose protein sequence is MSQFPLDPGAARVVALARESGALGPEAGSPEQARVAFRTSRKALASQPVQVSSVRDLEVVHPDGKLGLRCYRGWGTDDGSQLPCLLFFHSGGWVSGDLDTHDNACRAIASTARISVMAVDYRLAPEHPFPAAIEDAQAAYAYILEHASSLNIDATKIAVGGDSAGGNLAAVLTHLLRDAGGHQPIAQVLLYPATDFAANTASLEQFSLGPTLTKASLDWFADQYLPVGEDRLDWKASPLRAPTFATLPAAYVVTCGHDPLCDEGAAYSARLRDAGVSVRHQHYPGQIHGFLTMGGLIPEATVLIGEVAVFLDQVFSRFRGA, encoded by the coding sequence ATGAGTCAGTTTCCGCTGGACCCGGGCGCGGCACGCGTGGTTGCGCTCGCGCGCGAAAGCGGGGCTTTGGGCCCGGAAGCCGGGTCCCCCGAGCAGGCGCGCGTTGCATTTCGCACAAGTCGCAAAGCGCTTGCGTCGCAGCCGGTTCAGGTTTCCTCGGTTCGGGATCTCGAAGTCGTGCACCCGGACGGAAAACTCGGACTCCGCTGTTATCGCGGGTGGGGAACGGACGACGGATCCCAGCTTCCATGCCTGCTCTTCTTCCATTCCGGCGGCTGGGTGTCCGGGGATCTCGACACCCATGACAACGCCTGCCGAGCGATAGCCAGCACGGCGCGAATCTCGGTGATGGCGGTCGATTATCGACTCGCTCCTGAACATCCGTTTCCGGCGGCAATCGAAGACGCGCAAGCTGCGTACGCTTACATTCTTGAACACGCGTCGTCATTGAACATCGATGCGACAAAGATCGCCGTGGGTGGTGACAGTGCGGGTGGCAACCTCGCGGCGGTTCTCACACACCTATTGCGCGACGCGGGCGGGCATCAGCCGATCGCGCAAGTACTGCTCTATCCTGCCACCGACTTCGCGGCGAATACAGCGTCACTCGAGCAGTTCTCGCTTGGACCGACGTTGACAAAAGCAAGTCTCGATTGGTTCGCAGATCAATATTTGCCGGTAGGCGAAGATCGCCTCGACTGGAAAGCGTCACCGCTCAGGGCTCCCACTTTTGCCACCTTGCCGGCAGCGTATGTCGTGACTTGTGGCCATGATCCGTTGTGTGACGAAGGCGCCGCATATTCCGCCCGACTTCGCGATGCGGGTGTCTCGGTTCGTCATCAGCACTATCCAGGTCAGATACATGGCTTTCTGACGATGGGTGGCCTGATTCCTGAGGCAACGGTTCTGATTGGCGAGGTCGCAGTCTTTCTTGACCAAGTATTTAGCAGATTTCGCGGAGCGTAG
- a CDS encoding DUF3304 domain-containing protein, translating into MTERLSRYARRTIQTVALVAVFGLGACDKHPGPVAQQLDLSNLSKHYDTLAVGASTLNYSPWYIHQWGIEGPDGSGVAGGGPNVWPAGPDGKPSGGGKETCCSNVPRVWQPDLRLTVRWLVYRKQDQTTSWYKAENIRIPKYGQVMGGLWAVFLPDDRVRIMVADGQKGDANDPGIRPQDNDPYIAHGVVDQEWNRLYRDGGSAQ; encoded by the coding sequence ATGACAGAAAGACTTTCCCGTTACGCGCGACGTACGATCCAGACCGTCGCCCTCGTGGCCGTGTTTGGCCTCGGCGCATGCGACAAGCATCCCGGCCCCGTGGCGCAACAACTCGACTTGTCGAACCTGTCGAAGCATTACGACACACTGGCTGTTGGCGCCTCGACCCTGAACTATTCCCCTTGGTATATCCATCAGTGGGGGATCGAGGGGCCTGACGGATCTGGGGTGGCTGGCGGTGGCCCTAATGTATGGCCGGCGGGACCGGACGGAAAACCCTCTGGCGGTGGCAAAGAAACTTGCTGCAGCAACGTCCCTCGTGTCTGGCAGCCGGATCTGAGGCTGACGGTCCGTTGGCTGGTTTACAGGAAACAGGATCAAACGACGAGTTGGTACAAGGCCGAAAACATTCGGATACCAAAGTATGGGCAGGTCATGGGTGGATTGTGGGCCGTCTTCCTGCCTGATGACCGGGTTCGCATCATGGTGGCCGACGGCCAGAAAGGCGACGCTAACGATCCTGGCATACGCCCCCAAGACAACGATCCGTACATCGCGCACGGTGTGGTGGATCAGGAATGGAATCGGTTATACCGTGACGGAGGAAGCGCACAATGA
- a CDS encoding LysE family translocator yields the protein MEFLTLSALPAGMLFALVTSITPGPNNTMLLASGVNFGFRRTMPHLFGISIGVAILMLCVGFGLGEAFKRMPLLYTILEAASVAYLLYLAWRIGTSGEVKAHGGKPRPMTLIEAAAFQWINPKAWMMVLTAATTVRLSADYGLNAAWMAVVFILIGFPCICLWAAFGLGLRRFLSNPRALRIFNVTMAVLLILSLYPLVAHLLA from the coding sequence ATGGAATTCCTCACCTTGAGCGCGTTGCCCGCCGGCATGCTGTTCGCGCTCGTCACGTCGATCACGCCCGGCCCGAACAACACGATGCTGCTCGCATCCGGCGTCAATTTCGGTTTCCGCCGCACCATGCCGCACCTGTTCGGCATCAGCATCGGCGTCGCGATCCTGATGCTCTGCGTCGGTTTCGGCCTCGGCGAAGCGTTCAAGCGCATGCCGCTGCTGTACACGATCCTCGAAGCTGCGAGCGTCGCGTACCTGCTGTATCTCGCGTGGCGCATCGGCACGTCGGGCGAAGTGAAGGCGCACGGCGGCAAGCCGCGGCCGATGACGCTCATCGAAGCCGCCGCATTCCAGTGGATCAACCCGAAAGCGTGGATGATGGTGCTGACGGCCGCGACGACGGTTCGCCTGTCCGCCGACTACGGGCTGAACGCCGCATGGATGGCCGTCGTGTTCATCCTGATCGGTTTCCCGTGCATCTGCCTGTGGGCCGCATTCGGCCTCGGCCTGCGCCGCTTCCTGTCGAACCCCCGCGCACTGCGCATCTTCAACGTGACGATGGCCGTGCTGCTGATCCTGTCGCTGTATCCGCTGGTCGCGCACCTGCTGGCGTAG
- the pcaC gene encoding 4-carboxymuconolactone decarboxylase produces MDDQERYEAGMKVRRAVLGDAHVDRSIENRTEVTDEFQNLITRYAWGEIWTRDGLPRHTRSLLTIAMMVALNRGEELALHLRAARNNGVTRDEIKEVLLQTAIYCGVPAANSAFHLADKIFKEQDGAAG; encoded by the coding sequence ATGGATGACCAGGAACGTTACGAAGCAGGGATGAAGGTGCGTCGCGCGGTGCTCGGCGATGCGCACGTCGACCGCTCGATCGAGAACCGCACCGAGGTGACCGACGAATTCCAGAACCTGATCACGCGCTATGCGTGGGGCGAGATCTGGACGCGCGACGGCCTGCCGCGCCATACGCGCAGCCTGCTGACCATCGCGATGATGGTCGCGCTGAACCGTGGCGAGGAACTGGCGCTGCACCTGCGCGCCGCGCGCAACAACGGCGTGACGCGCGACGAGATCAAGGAAGTGCTGCTGCAGACCGCGATCTACTGCGGCGTGCCGGCTGCGAATTCCGCGTTCCATTTGGCAGACAAGATCTTCAAGGAACAAGACGGGGCCGCCGGTTAA
- a CDS encoding MFS transporter, producing the protein MNRTPVVDVQTFINEQPFGGFQWLVFLMCFVIVLLDGFDTAAIGFIAPSLLGEWNLTKPDLAPVLSAALFGLACGALVSGPLSDKLGRRSLLIGSVFLFGVACLMSAFSTTIGHLTILRFITGVGLGAAMPNAVTMMGEFCPDKRRATVINLMFCGFPLGAAFGGFLAAWMIPHFGWRSVLILGGVTPLLLGVLLLLKMPESVRFMVANHHAVDKIRSTLARISRDALNAGSFAMTEAAPQTGSKGLGVVLSRSYIVGSVMLWLAYFMGLVIFYASINWMPILLKDAGLTPKSATLISALFPLGGVGAVLCGVLMDRFNANRVIAVCYALTAVSVYAIGQAAGNVGLLVLVVFVAGVLMNTAQSSMPALAAAFYPTEGRGTGVAWMLGVGRFGGIAGSFLVAELTRRHFSFAGVFATIAVAGLLACVALLVKQMARPHGVTQPAGKIESLGH; encoded by the coding sequence ATGAATCGCACACCCGTGGTCGATGTCCAGACCTTCATCAACGAGCAGCCGTTCGGCGGTTTTCAATGGCTCGTATTCCTCATGTGTTTCGTGATCGTGCTGCTCGACGGCTTCGATACGGCTGCGATCGGCTTCATCGCGCCGTCGCTGCTCGGCGAATGGAACCTCACCAAGCCGGATCTCGCACCGGTGCTGAGCGCCGCGCTGTTCGGCCTCGCATGCGGTGCGCTCGTGTCGGGCCCGCTGTCCGACAAGCTCGGGCGCCGCTCGCTGCTGATCGGCTCGGTATTCCTGTTCGGCGTCGCATGCCTGATGTCCGCATTCTCGACGACGATCGGACACCTGACCATCCTGCGTTTCATCACCGGCGTCGGGCTCGGTGCGGCGATGCCGAACGCGGTCACGATGATGGGCGAATTCTGCCCGGACAAGCGCCGCGCGACCGTGATCAACCTGATGTTCTGCGGCTTCCCGCTCGGCGCCGCGTTCGGCGGTTTCCTGGCTGCATGGATGATTCCGCATTTCGGCTGGCGCAGCGTGCTGATCCTCGGTGGCGTGACGCCGCTGCTGCTCGGCGTGCTGTTGCTGCTGAAGATGCCGGAATCGGTGCGCTTCATGGTCGCCAACCATCACGCCGTCGACAAGATCCGCTCGACGCTTGCGCGCATCTCGCGCGACGCGCTGAACGCCGGCTCGTTCGCGATGACCGAAGCCGCGCCGCAGACGGGCAGCAAGGGCCTCGGCGTCGTGCTGTCGCGCTCGTACATCGTCGGCTCGGTGATGTTGTGGCTCGCGTACTTCATGGGGCTCGTGATCTTCTATGCGTCGATCAACTGGATGCCGATCCTGCTGAAGGATGCCGGCCTGACGCCGAAGAGCGCGACGCTAATCTCCGCGCTGTTCCCGCTCGGCGGCGTCGGGGCGGTGCTGTGCGGCGTGCTGATGGACCGCTTCAACGCGAACCGCGTGATCGCCGTGTGCTACGCGCTGACGGCGGTGAGCGTCTATGCGATCGGGCAGGCGGCCGGCAACGTCGGGCTGCTCGTGCTGGTCGTGTTCGTGGCCGGCGTGCTGATGAACACCGCGCAATCGTCGATGCCGGCGCTTGCCGCCGCGTTCTACCCGACCGAGGGGCGTGGTACGGGTGTCGCGTGGATGCTCGGCGTCGGCCGCTTCGGCGGGATTGCGGGATCGTTCCTCGTCGCCGAGCTGACGCGCCGGCATTTCTCGTTCGCGGGCGTGTTCGCGACGATCGCCGTCGCGGGCTTGCTCGCGTGTGTCGCGCTGCTGGTCAAGCAGATGGCGCGGCCGCATGGCGTGACGCAGCCGGCAGGCAAGATCGAATCGCTCGGGCATTGA
- a CDS encoding 3-carboxy-cis,cis-muconate cycloisomerase produces the protein MLEDSARLTSLICGTEPLNRIWSPRATIQRMLDVEAALARALAAQQVIPAAAVAPIEHACDASRLDADALAHGAALGGNLAIPLVKQLTAQVKADDPEAAKFVHWGATSQDIIDTATVLQLRDTLDVLEPMLDEACASLATLARTHRATPMIGRTWLQQALPITLGLKFAQWLDALLRHRARFAELRERALVLQFGGAAGTLASLREHAAGVTAALAADLKLKAPAVPWHTQRDRIAEAASCFGMLTGTLGKIARDVSLQMQTEVGELGEPVAAGKGGSSTMPHKRNPVGCAAVLTAAVRAPNLVATVFAGMVQEHERALGGWQAEWDALPDLARLTGGALAQIAQIVAGLDVNTERLAANLDLTRGLILGEAVMLALGDKIGRLDAHHVVEHASKEAVRTGATLFDVLAADATVSTHLSRDALARLLDPAHYVGEAQAYVDAVLALHAGAQSPGEH, from the coding sequence ATGCTCGAAGACAGCGCCCGCCTGACCTCCCTCATCTGCGGCACCGAGCCGCTCAACCGGATCTGGTCGCCCCGCGCGACGATCCAGCGGATGCTCGACGTCGAGGCCGCGCTCGCGCGTGCGCTCGCCGCGCAGCAGGTGATTCCCGCCGCCGCGGTCGCGCCGATCGAACACGCGTGCGATGCAAGCCGGCTCGACGCCGACGCGCTCGCGCACGGTGCGGCGCTCGGCGGCAATCTCGCGATTCCGCTCGTCAAGCAGCTCACCGCGCAGGTGAAGGCCGACGATCCCGAGGCCGCGAAGTTCGTGCACTGGGGCGCGACGAGCCAGGACATCATCGATACCGCCACCGTGCTGCAGTTGCGCGACACGCTCGACGTGCTCGAGCCGATGCTCGACGAAGCGTGCGCGTCGCTCGCGACGCTTGCGCGCACGCATCGCGCGACGCCGATGATCGGCCGCACGTGGCTGCAGCAGGCACTACCGATCACGCTTGGCCTGAAATTCGCGCAATGGCTCGATGCGCTGCTGCGCCATCGCGCGCGCTTCGCCGAATTGCGCGAGCGTGCGCTCGTGCTGCAGTTCGGCGGCGCGGCCGGCACGCTTGCGAGCCTGCGCGAGCACGCGGCCGGCGTCACGGCGGCGTTGGCAGCGGACCTGAAGCTCAAGGCGCCGGCCGTGCCGTGGCACACGCAGCGCGACCGTATCGCGGAAGCCGCATCCTGCTTCGGGATGCTGACCGGTACGCTCGGCAAGATTGCACGCGACGTGTCGCTGCAGATGCAGACCGAAGTCGGCGAACTCGGCGAGCCCGTTGCCGCCGGCAAGGGCGGCTCGTCGACGATGCCGCACAAGCGCAACCCGGTCGGTTGCGCAGCCGTGCTGACGGCTGCCGTACGTGCGCCGAACCTCGTCGCGACGGTGTTCGCGGGGATGGTCCAGGAACACGAACGCGCGCTCGGCGGTTGGCAAGCCGAATGGGATGCACTGCCCGATCTCGCGCGCCTGACCGGCGGCGCGCTTGCGCAGATCGCACAGATCGTCGCGGGCCTCGACGTGAACACCGAACGCCTGGCCGCGAACCTCGACCTGACGCGCGGACTGATTCTCGGCGAAGCGGTGATGCTCGCGCTCGGCGACAAGATTGGCCGGCTCGACGCGCATCACGTCGTCGAACATGCGTCGAAGGAAGCCGTACGCACGGGCGCGACGCTGTTCGACGTGCTCGCCGCCGATGCGACCGTATCGACGCACCTGTCGCGCGACGCGCTCGCGCGGCTGCTGGATCCCGCTCATTACGTCGGCGAGGCGCAGGCCTACGTCGACGCCGTGCTCGCGCTGCACGCGGGCGCGCAATCACCAGGAGAACATTGA
- a CDS encoding MBL fold metallo-hydrolase — protein sequence MSVDISVIAAPRFHVGDMEITRITEISFEFPVTFLFPEWQDNLTEAQLQNLHEGVLTPDRRSAIVYVNSWVVRTPNLLFIVDTGIGDGRVRHIEAFNNLNTGYLERMKTNGIDPHAVDFVFCTHLHSDHVGWNTHLSGGAWVPTFPSARYLWSRGEHDWAAGDTFRNIVSPGVYEDSVRPIVDAGLVDVVPDVGAEVIEGVMFHPTPGHTPGHMSISIRSGGGHAFFSGDVIHNPIQIYRPEWNSAFCENQDAARKSRRWMLEYTAESGALVLPAHFGANSAGYVKRESNNFRWIFA from the coding sequence ATGAGCGTCGATATCTCAGTAATTGCAGCACCCCGATTTCACGTGGGTGATATGGAAATCACACGTATCACCGAAATTTCATTCGAATTCCCGGTGACCTTTCTGTTTCCGGAATGGCAGGACAATCTGACTGAAGCGCAGCTCCAAAATCTGCACGAAGGGGTTTTAACACCTGATCGCAGAAGTGCGATCGTCTATGTGAACTCCTGGGTCGTCCGAACACCAAATCTGTTGTTCATCGTCGATACCGGAATCGGAGATGGTCGAGTACGTCACATCGAAGCATTCAACAACCTTAATACCGGATACCTCGAACGAATGAAGACTAACGGCATAGATCCGCATGCCGTCGATTTTGTATTTTGTACTCATCTTCACAGCGATCACGTTGGCTGGAACACGCATCTGTCGGGCGGAGCCTGGGTTCCGACGTTTCCGTCTGCGCGTTATCTCTGGTCTCGCGGCGAGCATGACTGGGCTGCCGGCGATACTTTCAGGAATATCGTCTCTCCTGGCGTCTACGAAGACAGCGTGCGTCCGATTGTCGATGCGGGTCTTGTCGATGTTGTTCCCGACGTTGGTGCAGAAGTGATCGAAGGCGTGATGTTTCACCCCACTCCCGGGCACACTCCCGGCCATATGTCGATCAGTATCCGGTCAGGTGGAGGCCACGCATTTTTCAGTGGCGACGTCATTCACAACCCGATTCAGATTTACCGACCGGAATGGAACTCCGCCTTCTGCGAGAACCAGGATGCGGCACGCAAGTCGAGGCGCTGGATGCTCGAATATACGGCTGAATCCGGTGCACTGGTTTTACCTGCGCACTTTGGCGCGAATTCAGCAGGTTACGTGAAGCGGGAGTCGAACAACTTCCGCTGGATCTTCGCTTGA
- a CDS encoding 3-oxoacid CoA-transferase subunit A, with protein sequence MVNKIFESLQSAVADIHDGATIMIGGFGTAGMPSELIDALIEQGARDLTIVNNNAGNGETGLAALLKAKQVRKIICSFPRQSDSQIFDGLYRAGEIELELVPQGNLAERIRAAGAGIGGFFTPTGYGTKLAEGKETRVIDGKPYVFETPIHADFALVKAYKGDRWGNLVYRKTARNFGPIMASAAKVAIVQVSEVVPLGALNPEHIVTPGIFVQRIVEVPQAAHAAELAAEHASQAA encoded by the coding sequence ATGGTCAACAAGATTTTCGAATCGCTTCAGTCGGCGGTGGCCGACATCCACGACGGCGCGACAATCATGATCGGCGGCTTCGGCACGGCAGGCATGCCGTCCGAGCTGATCGACGCGCTGATCGAACAGGGCGCGCGCGACCTGACGATCGTCAACAACAACGCGGGCAACGGCGAGACGGGCCTCGCGGCGCTGCTGAAGGCGAAGCAGGTGCGCAAGATCATCTGCTCGTTCCCGCGCCAGAGCGACTCGCAGATCTTCGACGGGCTGTACCGCGCCGGCGAGATCGAGCTGGAGCTCGTGCCGCAGGGCAACCTCGCGGAGCGCATCCGCGCGGCGGGCGCCGGCATTGGCGGTTTCTTCACGCCGACCGGCTACGGCACCAAGCTCGCGGAAGGCAAGGAAACGCGTGTGATCGACGGCAAGCCGTATGTGTTCGAGACGCCGATCCACGCCGACTTCGCGCTCGTGAAGGCGTACAAGGGCGATCGCTGGGGCAATCTTGTGTATCGAAAGACCGCGCGCAATTTCGGGCCGATCATGGCCAGCGCCGCGAAGGTCGCGATCGTGCAGGTGTCGGAAGTCGTGCCGCTCGGCGCGCTGAACCCGGAACACATCGTGACGCCGGGCATTTTCGTCCAGCGCATCGTCGAGGTGCCGCAGGCCGCGCACGCGGCCGAGCTGGCCGCCGAACACGCATCGCAAGCCGCCTGA